A stretch of the Pan troglodytes isolate AG18354 chromosome 20, NHGRI_mPanTro3-v2.0_pri, whole genome shotgun sequence genome encodes the following:
- the CEACAM16 gene encoding carcinoembryonic antigen-related cell adhesion molecule 16 produces the protein MGRLIKPASSNPSDSSSSATFLNVGAEISITLEPAQPSEGDNVTLVVHGLSGELLAYSWYAGPTLSVSYLVASYIVSTGDETPGPAHTGREAVRPDGSLDIQGILPRHSGTYILQTFNRQLQTEVGYGHVQVHEILAQPTVLANSTALVERRDTLRLMCSSPSPTAEVRWFFNGGALPVALRLGLSPDGRVLARHGIRREEAGAYQCEVWNPVSVSRSEPINLTVYFGPERVAILQDSTTRTGCTIKVDFNMSLTLWCVSRSCPEPEYVWTFNGQALKNGQDHLNISSMTAAQEGTYTCIAKNTKTLLSGSASVVVKLSAAAVATMIVPVPTKPTEGQDVTLTVQGYPKDLLVYAWYRGPASEPNRLLSQLPSGTWIAGPAHTGREVGFPNCSLLVQKLNLTDTGRYTLKTVTVQGKTETLEVELQVARECVGRGKACPFLDKGSQKEPWLPPSGWGT, from the exons ATGGGGCGATTGATCAAACCTGCCTCATCCAACCCCTCTGACTCCTCTTCCTCAGCCACATTCCTGAATGTGGGGGCCGAGATCTCTATCACCCTGGAGCCTGCCCAGCCGAGCGAAGGGGACAACGTCACGCTGGTCGTCCATGGGCTTTCGGGGGAACTGCTCGCCTACAGCTGGTATGCGGGGCCCACACTCAGCGTGTCATACCTGGTGGCCAGCTACATCGTGAGCACAGGCGATGAGACTCCTGGCCCGGCCCACACGGGGCGGGAGGCTGTGCGCCCCGATGGCAGCCTGGACATCCAGGGCATCCTGCCCCGGCACTCAGGCACCTACATCCTGCAGACCTTCAACAGGCAGTTGCAGACCGAGGTGGGCTACGGACACGTGCAGGTCCATG AGATCCTGGCCCAGCCCACAGTCTTGGCCAACAGCACAGCGCTGGTGGAACGTCGAGACACCCTGCGCCTCATGtgcagcagccccagccccaccgcCGAGGTCCGCTGGTTCTTCAACGGTGGGGCCCTGCCCGTCGCTCTCCGCCTGGGCCTGTCCCCTGACGGCCgggtgctggccaggcacggcATCCGCCGGGAGGAGGCCGGCGCCTATCAGTGTGAGGTGTGGAACCCGGTCAGTGTCAGCCGCAGCGAGCCCATCAACCTGACCGTGTACT TTGGCCCAGAGCGTGTGGCCATCCTCCAGGATTCCACCACCCGCACAGGCTGCACCATCAAAGTTGACTTCAACATGTCCCTCACCCTGTGGTGCGTGTCCAGGTCCTGCCCAGAGCCCGAGTATGTGTGGACCTTCAACGGGCAGGCCCTAAAGAATGGCCAAGACCACCTCAACATCAGCAGCATGACAGCCGCCCAGGAGGGGACGTACACATGTATTGCGAAGAACACCAAGACCCTGCTATCTGGATCTGCCTCAGTCGTGGTCAAGCTCTCTG CTGCAGCAGTTGCCACGATGATCGTGCCCGTGCCCACCAAGCCAACGGAGGGCCAGGACGTAACACTGACTGTGCAGGGCTACCCCAAGGACCTGCTGGTCTACGCCTGGTACCGCGGGCCTGCCTCCGAGCCCAACCGGCTGCTCAGCCAGCTGCCGTCAGGAACCTGGATTGCAGGCCCCGCGCACACAGGCCGGGAGGTGGGCTTCCCCAACTGCTCGCTGTTGGTGCAGAAGCTGAACCTCACAGACACTGGCCGCTACACACTCAAGACCGTCACAGTGCAGGGCAAGACTGAGACACTGGAAGTGGAGCTGCAGGTGGCCCGTGAGTGTGTGGGAAGGGGCAAGGCGTGCCCCTTTTTAGACAAGGGCTCCCAAAAGGAGCCTTGGCTTCCTCCATCAGGCTGGGGGACATAG